The Nocardia sp. NBC_01503 sequence CCGACCTTGCCGACGGCGGTGTCGAAGACCGGCCAGCCGGAGTTTCCGGGCCGGAAGTAGAACTTCTCCCAGAAGCCCTTGACCTGCGGAATGTGATGCTTGCGGTATTTGCCGAGGTAACTACCGTCCGCGTCGATCACCGCGGCGGTGTTGTACAGCAGTCCGGACTGCTCCTGCTCGTACACCGGCAGCACCATCACCATGCCCAGTTCGCGCGCCAGCGCGGCGAACCGGTCCACCGTGGGTCCGGGTACGGATTCGGCGTATTCGTAGTATTCGGCGTCCTGGACCTGGCAGAAATACGGCCCGTAGAACAGCTCCTGGAAGCAGATCACCTTCGCCCCGGCCGCAGCGGCCTGCCGCGCATAGTCCTCATGCGCTTTGATCATGGACTCTTTGTCGCCGGTCCAGTTCGTCTGGACCAGCGCAGCTCGAACGATTGCCATACTTTGTGATACTGCACCTGAAACGAATTTCGTTGTGTTACAAGTTGACGGAAACAGTTTCGTGACCGTAAATCCTGGGGACGACACCGTTCCCGACGCATGCGCCATCGCAGAATGAAAGCGTGACAACGGAACTCGGCCCGGTCGTCCCCGATAGCGCTCCCAGCGCCACGGCGATCCCGGCCGGTCCCGACGCCGCCGACCTGCTGTCAGGGGTGCACGACCGTACCGCCGCGGGCATAGCCGCCGCCGTCAGCCGCCGTATCCGCTCCGGCGCCCTGCCGCCGGGCACCCGCCTGCCGACGGTCCGCGAGGTCTCCCGCGTCCTGAAGGTCTCCCCCGCCACGGTCAACCAAGCCTGGCGCGCCCTGGCCGCCGCCGGGGCGATAGTCGCCCGCGGCCGCGCCGGAACCTTCGTCGGCACACCCCCGCAACCACCCCCCATCACCGCCGCGGGCCGCTACCAGCGCCTGCACTCCCAGTCCGACAACAA is a genomic window containing:
- a CDS encoding nitrilase-related carbon-nitrogen hydrolase, translated to MAIVRAALVQTNWTGDKESMIKAHEDYARQAAAAGAKVICFQELFYGPYFCQVQDAEYYEYAESVPGPTVDRFAALARELGMVMVLPVYEQEQSGLLYNTAAVIDADGSYLGKYRKHHIPQVKGFWEKFYFRPGNSGWPVFDTAVGKVGVYICYDRHFPEGWRALGLAGAEIVFNPSATSRGLSSYLWKLEQPASAVANEYYIGAINRVGIEELGDDDFYGTSYFVDPEGKFVGEVASDTSPELVVRDLDMDLIKTVRDRWAFYRDRRPDAYGPLVNP